A genomic window from Methylorubrum extorquens includes:
- the cobU gene encoding bifunctional adenosylcobinamide kinase/adenosylcobinamide-phosphate guanylyltransferase, which translates to MTEAAPDRMTLVLGGARSGKSAYAERLIEACPAPWLYIATAQAWDEEMRVRIHEHRARRSGSWQTLDVPTALPEAVAAATGPVLVDCLTLWLTNLLLAEADLEAATDALARACAAAPGPLVLVANEVGLGIVPDNALARRFRDAAGRLHQRLARDADRVVLTVAGLPLTVKPSRENP; encoded by the coding sequence ATGACGGAGGCTGCACCCGACCGGATGACCCTGGTGCTCGGCGGCGCGCGCTCGGGCAAGAGCGCCTATGCCGAGCGGCTGATCGAGGCCTGTCCGGCTCCTTGGCTCTACATCGCCACGGCGCAGGCCTGGGACGAGGAGATGCGCGTCCGCATCCATGAGCACCGGGCGCGGCGCTCGGGCTCCTGGCAGACCCTCGACGTGCCGACGGCCCTGCCGGAGGCGGTGGCCGCCGCGACCGGGCCGGTACTGGTCGATTGCCTGACGCTCTGGCTCACCAACCTGCTGCTGGCCGAGGCCGATCTCGAAGCGGCCACCGACGCCCTGGCACGGGCCTGCGCCGCGGCGCCGGGCCCGCTGGTGCTCGTGGCCAACGAAGTCGGCCTCGGCATCGTGCCGGACAACGCGCTCGCCCGCCGCTTCCGCGATGCGGCCGGGCGGCTGCACCAGCGGTTGGCGCGCGACGCCGACCGGGTCGTGCTCACCGTCGCCGGCCTGCCGCTGACGGTCAAACCCTCACGCGAGAATCCTTGA
- a CDS encoding CbtB domain-containing protein has protein sequence MTTATLQTQATTRSAEGARALLVAAFLGLGLVFVAGFAPATVLHNAAHDFRHAQNFPCH, from the coding sequence ATGACGACTGCGACCCTTCAGACCCAGGCCACCACCCGCTCCGCCGAGGGCGCCCGCGCGCTTCTCGTCGCCGCCTTCCTCGGCCTCGGTCTCGTCTTCGTGGCGGGCTTCGCTCCGGCGACCGTGCTGCACAACGCGGCGCACGATTTCCGCCACGCGCAGAACTTCCCCTGCCACTGA
- a CDS encoding CbtA family protein, protein MITRLLSAALVAGFLASVVATGLQLALTSPLILQAETYEGEGAHAALTPTTDAPFAALIVPAHAPSQHSHGEGGHDHGKADEWQPAPGLQRMAFTGLATLVGGVGYALLLAAVMLALRREPTPQGGLVVGIAGFLAVALAPAIGLPPELPGMGAAPLVLRQAWWLMTVVATGLGLYLIAVRRVPLTILGGLVLIVAPHLAGAPQSIDTVGSQVPPATAAQFAARSLAIGFVFWAVIGLAYGWAWGLFGREAGARANA, encoded by the coding sequence ATGATCACCCGATTGCTGTCGGCGGCGCTCGTCGCCGGCTTCCTCGCGTCCGTCGTCGCGACGGGCCTTCAGCTCGCGCTGACCTCCCCGCTGATCCTTCAAGCGGAGACCTATGAGGGCGAGGGGGCGCATGCCGCCCTCACACCGACAACCGACGCCCCCTTCGCCGCCTTGATCGTACCGGCCCACGCGCCGTCCCAGCACAGTCACGGCGAGGGCGGGCACGACCACGGCAAGGCCGACGAGTGGCAGCCCGCACCGGGCCTGCAGCGCATGGCCTTCACCGGTCTCGCAACGCTGGTCGGCGGCGTCGGCTACGCGCTGCTTCTGGCGGCGGTGATGCTGGCGCTTCGCCGCGAGCCGACCCCGCAGGGCGGCCTCGTCGTCGGCATCGCCGGCTTCCTTGCGGTGGCGCTGGCACCCGCCATCGGCCTGCCGCCGGAACTGCCGGGCATGGGCGCCGCGCCGCTCGTGCTGCGCCAGGCGTGGTGGCTGATGACGGTGGTGGCGACCGGGCTCGGCCTCTACCTGATCGCCGTGCGGCGGGTGCCGCTGACGATCCTGGGCGGCCTCGTCCTCATCGTCGCGCCGCATCTCGCGGGCGCGCCGCAATCGATCGACACCGTGGGCTCGCAGGTGCCGCCGGCCACGGCCGCGCAGTTCGCCGCGCGCTCGCTCGCCATCGGCTTCGTGTTCTGGGCGGTGATCGGGCTGGCCTATGGCTGGGCCTGGGGCCTGTTCGGCCGCGAGGCGGGTGCCCGCGCGAATGCCTGA